A single window of Streptomyces xanthii DNA harbors:
- a CDS encoding putative bifunctional diguanylate cyclase/phosphodiesterase produces the protein MSAQPEGPTTATDTCPPGPRPGHTLTESAERAQEPPEAQARNPLRSAFLASPLAMVVVDPAGLIVAANTAARVLLDGAGGDALTGRDAAELLDLGSDPRTWNAYREVLRGRQARLTRTRRLKHATGRSVWAQITVGPVPGTETTLISLTDISARRELAARLRHLEMHDPVTRLPNRALFFERVTAALETGAYEGTGATGRVGLCYLDLDGFKAVNDTLGHHVGDRLLTAVADRLTRCAALAATATGTPLVARLGGDEFALLVEDSTGTEQLADLAESVLAALQEPFDLAGQRLSVSASIGVVERHVSGTTTTGLMQAADTTLYWAKADGKARWTLFDPERNAHRMTRQALSSGLRPAVERGEFVLEYQPLVRMADGGLSGVEALVRWRHPQFGLLTPNRFIGLAEEDGSIVQLGRWVLRTACRQARAWQLAHPEAEPVVVSVNVAVRQVWDSDLVADVAQILEETRLPPHLLQLELTESAVMGSAGRPLQALQALSDMGVAIAIDDFGTGYSNLAYLSRLPVSVLKLDGSFVRGFQDGGGHGGAAASDPADAMIVEALVQLAHRLGLTVIAECVETSEQAERLRRIGCDTGQGWLYSRAVAAEGISALLAGSAA, from the coding sequence GTGAGCGCACAGCCAGAAGGGCCCACGACCGCGACGGATACCTGCCCGCCCGGCCCGCGCCCCGGCCACACCCTCACGGAGAGTGCCGAGCGGGCGCAGGAGCCGCCGGAGGCACAGGCGAGGAACCCCCTGCGGTCGGCGTTCCTCGCCTCGCCACTCGCCATGGTCGTCGTCGACCCGGCCGGCCTGATCGTGGCGGCCAACACGGCGGCCCGCGTCCTGCTCGACGGCGCCGGCGGCGACGCGCTGACCGGCCGGGACGCCGCGGAGCTGCTCGACCTCGGTTCGGACCCGCGCACCTGGAACGCGTACCGCGAGGTGCTGCGCGGGCGGCAGGCCCGGCTGACCCGCACCCGCCGCCTCAAGCACGCCACGGGGCGCTCGGTGTGGGCGCAGATCACGGTCGGCCCCGTGCCGGGCACCGAGACGACGCTGATCTCGCTCACCGACATCAGCGCCCGGCGTGAACTCGCGGCGCGGCTGCGGCACTTGGAGATGCACGACCCGGTGACCCGGCTGCCCAACCGGGCCCTGTTCTTCGAGCGGGTCACGGCCGCGCTGGAGACGGGCGCGTACGAGGGGACGGGCGCGACCGGGCGGGTGGGCCTGTGCTATCTCGACCTCGACGGGTTCAAGGCGGTCAACGACACGCTCGGCCACCACGTCGGCGACCGGCTGCTGACCGCAGTCGCCGACCGGCTGACGCGCTGCGCGGCGCTGGCCGCCACGGCGACGGGGACCCCGCTGGTGGCCCGGCTGGGCGGCGACGAGTTCGCGCTGCTCGTGGAGGACTCGACGGGCACCGAGCAGCTGGCGGATCTGGCGGAGTCGGTGCTCGCCGCGTTGCAGGAGCCGTTCGACCTCGCGGGGCAGCGGCTGTCGGTGTCGGCGTCGATCGGGGTCGTGGAGCGGCATGTCTCGGGGACCACGACGACAGGGCTGATGCAGGCCGCGGACACCACGCTGTACTGGGCGAAGGCGGACGGCAAGGCGCGCTGGACCCTGTTCGACCCGGAGCGCAACGCGCACCGGATGACACGGCAGGCGCTCTCCTCGGGGCTGCGGCCGGCGGTGGAGCGTGGGGAGTTCGTGCTCGAGTACCAGCCGCTGGTGCGGATGGCCGACGGCGGGCTGTCCGGGGTGGAGGCGCTGGTGCGCTGGCGGCACCCCCAGTTCGGCCTGCTCACGCCGAATCGGTTCATCGGTCTGGCCGAGGAGGACGGGTCGATCGTGCAGCTGGGGCGGTGGGTGCTGCGGACCGCCTGCCGGCAGGCGCGGGCCTGGCAGCTGGCGCATCCGGAGGCCGAACCGGTCGTCGTGAGCGTGAACGTGGCGGTGCGTCAGGTCTGGGACTCGGATCTCGTGGCGGACGTGGCGCAGATCCTGGAGGAGACGCGTCTGCCGCCGCACCTGTTGCAGCTGGAGCTGACGGAGTCGGCCGTGATGGGTTCGGCGGGGCGGCCGTTGCAGGCGCTGCAGGCGCTCAGCGACATGGGGGTCGCCATCGCCATCGACGACTTCGGCACCGGGTACTCGAACCTCGCGTATCTGAGCCGGCTGCCGGTGTCGGTGCTGAAGCTCGACGGATCGTTCGTGCGCGGCTTCCAGGACGGCGGCGGCCACGGCGGCGCGGCCGCGTCCGACCCGGCGGACGCGATGATCGTCGAGGCGCTGGTGCAGCTGGCGCACCGGCTCGGGCTCACCGTGATCGCGGAGTGCGTCGAGACGTCGGAGCAGGCGGAGCGGCTGCGCCGGATCGGGTGCGACACGGGGCAGGGCTGGCTGTACTCGCGGGCGGTCGCCGCGGAGGGGATCTCCGCGCTGCTGGCCGGGAGCGCCGCCTAG
- a CDS encoding M6 family metalloprotease domain-containing protein, with product MPRPQPPGGVEKPRPRAVAAALTALTALAATGLVAGPASAAPYGGPCALERTAAHHSEGLDTWNEAYPRPGKRLDAVMVFLSFPDAEPQTSPQELAADHFPATTRFFEQASYGRFELVPHPQTRWIQMPHDSTSYAIKRDWSAAHRSDYLRDALAAADPVTDFSKYDVVYLVADPDAPGVDSDATKVVNFDRPMRADGTDIRRVVTVFERHPPDRNVLAHETGHVFDLPDLYHRPSDGKGDWDTYVGDWDVMGSQFGLAPDLFGWHKWKLGWLDPGQVRCVSDTGPTRLTLEPLSTGPDARGAAFGTGDGTKLAVVRTGPSSAIAVEARGGTGNDTGTCTRGILVYRVRSDSTSGDGPVQVLDTHPGTGACYGESVYPPLADAPLEVGESFTLPGEHIRIEAESRTPSGSWNLKITTG from the coding sequence TTGCCGCGTCCGCAGCCACCCGGGGGAGTGGAGAAGCCCCGGCCGCGCGCCGTCGCGGCGGCGCTCACCGCTCTCACCGCCCTGGCCGCCACAGGCCTGGTCGCGGGTCCCGCGTCCGCCGCCCCCTATGGCGGGCCCTGCGCCCTGGAGCGCACCGCCGCCCACCACTCCGAGGGCCTCGACACGTGGAACGAGGCGTATCCGCGGCCCGGCAAGCGGCTCGACGCCGTGATGGTCTTCCTCTCGTTCCCCGACGCGGAACCGCAGACCAGCCCGCAGGAACTGGCCGCCGACCACTTCCCGGCCACCACCCGCTTCTTCGAGCAGGCCTCCTACGGCCGCTTCGAACTCGTGCCGCATCCGCAGACCCGCTGGATCCAGATGCCGCACGACTCCACCTCGTACGCCATAAAGCGGGACTGGAGCGCGGCGCACCGCAGCGACTACCTGCGCGACGCGCTCGCCGCCGCCGACCCCGTGACCGACTTCAGCAAGTACGACGTCGTCTACCTCGTCGCCGACCCGGACGCGCCCGGCGTCGACTCCGACGCCACCAAGGTCGTCAACTTCGACCGGCCGATGCGGGCCGACGGCACGGACATCCGGCGCGTCGTCACCGTCTTCGAACGGCACCCCCCGGACCGCAACGTCCTCGCCCACGAGACCGGGCACGTCTTCGACCTGCCCGACCTCTACCACCGGCCCTCCGACGGCAAGGGGGACTGGGACACGTACGTGGGGGACTGGGACGTCATGGGCAGCCAGTTCGGGCTCGCGCCGGATCTGTTCGGCTGGCACAAGTGGAAGCTGGGGTGGCTGGACCCGGGACAGGTCCGCTGCGTCAGCGACACCGGGCCGACGCGGCTCACCCTGGAGCCGCTCAGCACCGGGCCCGATGCGCGGGGCGCCGCGTTCGGCACGGGGGACGGGACGAAGCTCGCCGTCGTCCGTACGGGGCCGTCCAGCGCGATCGCCGTCGAGGCGCGCGGAGGCACGGGCAACGACACCGGCACCTGTACGCGGGGGATCCTCGTCTACCGGGTCCGCAGCGACTCCACCTCCGGTGACGGGCCGGTCCAGGTCCTCGACACGCACCCGGGTACGGGGGCCTGCTACGGCGAATCCGTCTACCCACCGCTGGCCGACGCCCCCCTGGAGGTGGGCGAGAGCTTCACCCTGCCCGGGGAACACATCCGCATCGAAGCGGAATCCCGCACACCCTCAGGCTCCTGGAACCTGAAAATCACCACAGGCTGA
- a CDS encoding bifunctional DNA primase/polymerase codes for MSTAHPHLMPPATAFQDHLDASGLTPEGAAWLASAGTYPRSTLADWESRPDAPVVLPCGSVFDVVNVPAIFGRRMLDRLWDQGPGTGPVAAHRGRMLLFTAPGTAQRLPSLLEWEEWGPAVPPLLCHGPGDAVTVPAPLSLAPAHARSRWVVAPDTRRPWLPGPEVLLWACVRAARATVRISISRSADRDANVYDVSRRH; via the coding sequence ATGAGCACCGCACACCCGCACCTCATGCCGCCGGCCACCGCGTTCCAGGACCACCTCGACGCCTCGGGGCTCACCCCCGAGGGCGCCGCGTGGCTCGCCTCGGCCGGAACGTATCCGCGTTCGACGCTGGCCGACTGGGAGTCCCGCCCCGACGCACCCGTGGTGCTGCCCTGCGGCTCCGTCTTCGACGTGGTGAACGTTCCGGCGATCTTCGGCCGGCGGATGCTGGACCGGCTGTGGGACCAGGGGCCCGGTACGGGGCCGGTCGCGGCGCACCGGGGACGCATGCTCCTCTTCACGGCGCCCGGTACGGCGCAGCGGCTGCCGTCGCTGCTGGAGTGGGAGGAGTGGGGTCCGGCGGTGCCGCCGCTGCTGTGTCACGGGCCCGGCGACGCGGTGACCGTTCCCGCGCCGCTGTCCCTCGCGCCGGCGCACGCGCGGTCCCGGTGGGTGGTGGCTCCGGACACGCGACGGCCCTGGTTGCCGGGGCCCGAGGTGCTGCTCTGGGCGTGCGTGCGGGCGGCCCGGGCGACGGTGCGCATATCGATTTCTCGGTCCGCCGATCGCGATGCTAATGTCTACGACGTCAGCCGGCGCCATTAG
- a CDS encoding AAA family ATPase yields the protein MSTVSTPDTFDPGAEASRATEGILRDTLHGDARGVVVDSPPGAGKSTLVVRAALELADAGRPLMIVAQTNAQVDDLVVRLHDKSPELPVGRLHSSDADAYDKALDDLPNVRTSAKAGDLAPLPVVISTAAKWAHVKVDEPWRHAIVDEAYQMRSDALLAVAGLFERALFVGDPGQLDPFSIVGSEQWAGLSYDPSASAVSTLLAHNPELPQHRLPVSWRLPATAAPLVSKAFYPFTEFRSGTDEGDRALDFRVPSDGSGPDLVIDEAARSGWGLLELPAAHTPRTDPEAVRAVSLVVRRLLDRDGVTYSEREPREGALTADRICVGTAHRDQAAAVRAALAELDVTGVTVDTANRLQGMEFDVTVVLHPLSGRPDATAFHLETGRLCVLASRHRHACIVISRAGIPDLLDAHPSTDPVQLGVTVKFPDGWEANHAVLDRLSRHRVTWRP from the coding sequence GTGAGCACGGTGAGCACGCCGGACACGTTCGACCCGGGAGCCGAGGCGTCCCGGGCGACCGAGGGCATCCTGCGCGACACACTGCACGGGGACGCGCGCGGTGTCGTCGTCGACTCCCCGCCCGGCGCCGGGAAGTCGACCCTCGTCGTGCGGGCCGCGCTCGAACTCGCGGACGCGGGCCGCCCGTTGATGATCGTCGCGCAGACGAACGCGCAGGTGGACGACCTCGTCGTACGGCTCCACGACAAGAGCCCCGAGCTGCCCGTGGGCCGCCTGCACAGCAGCGACGCCGACGCGTACGACAAGGCCCTGGACGACCTGCCGAACGTCCGCACCTCGGCGAAGGCCGGCGATCTCGCACCGCTCCCCGTCGTCATCTCGACGGCCGCGAAGTGGGCGCACGTGAAGGTCGACGAGCCGTGGCGGCACGCGATCGTCGACGAGGCGTACCAGATGCGGTCGGACGCGCTGCTCGCCGTGGCGGGGCTGTTCGAGCGGGCGCTGTTCGTGGGCGACCCGGGGCAGTTGGACCCGTTCTCGATCGTCGGCTCCGAACAGTGGGCGGGCCTGTCCTACGACCCGTCGGCCTCGGCGGTGTCGACGCTGCTCGCGCACAACCCCGAACTGCCGCAGCACCGCCTCCCGGTGTCGTGGCGGCTCCCCGCGACGGCGGCGCCGCTGGTGTCGAAGGCCTTCTATCCCTTCACGGAGTTCCGCAGCGGCACGGACGAGGGGGACCGGGCGCTGGACTTCCGCGTCCCGTCGGACGGTTCGGGACCGGACCTGGTGATCGACGAGGCGGCCCGCTCCGGCTGGGGTCTGCTCGAACTGCCCGCGGCGCACACCCCGCGCACGGACCCGGAGGCGGTACGGGCGGTGTCTCTCGTCGTACGGCGCCTGCTCGACCGGGACGGGGTCACGTACTCCGAGCGGGAGCCGCGCGAGGGGGCGCTGACCGCGGACCGGATCTGTGTCGGCACCGCGCACCGTGACCAGGCGGCCGCCGTACGGGCCGCGCTCGCGGAGCTGGACGTGACGGGGGTGACGGTCGACACGGCGAACCGGCTGCAGGGCATGGAGTTCGACGTGACGGTGGTCCTGCACCCGTTGTCGGGCCGCCCCGACGCGACAGCCTTCCACCTGGAGACGGGCCGCCTGTGCGTCCTGGCGTCCCGCCACCGCCACGCCTGCATCGTCATCAGCCGCGCCGGCATCCCCGATCTCCTCGACGCCCACCCGTCGACGGACCCGGTCCAACTGGGGGTCACGGTGAAGTTCCCGGACGGGTGGGAGGCGAACCATGCGGTACTGGACCGGTTGTCGCGGCACAGGGTGACCTGGAGACCCTGA